The proteins below are encoded in one region of Bacteroidota bacterium:
- a CDS encoding right-handed parallel beta-helix repeat-containing protein, translating to MRNLVWILLLCLPFAAMSQRHYYLSATGSDAALGTSPATAWKTISYLNSQLASNYLPNDTVSFKAGDVFEGGILINIGGSPAGRVVFNAYGSGSKPVITGASDVPLWTQAGDTFIATVAASVRNFFVNDAEQIIARYPNEHQYLRCDSGETHYLLDNNLPTVNPNYLDAASVCVHTAQWAWEKSPIDYVSADTLWYQDTVELGALRNYGYFLYGDYHHLDTIREWYYNGVTDKLYYFPGSGIDPNSAECEVTVRDFGMQFGNDVCFVTVDGLAFDKQGSHGIYIPNASCKFNRINGCDFTRQYKHGIQDRGEYDEISNNFFGQIDGIAVLIDGQGSNDTIHHNTFRNIGEFRNSGIGQEINLSAILLAFVDSCHIHHNDIDSTGYCGISADGDHNVIERNVVRNAMLLCNDGAALKSYGQASHHNIFRNNIVYARPGNREGTAQADFRTPGIYFDFAVNNTQVIDNTITGSAERGIFQNSGNHHNTLEGNIVYGAERSLELNGTRAINDTLNNMTIRGNTFFARDPDAVIVYQIDWTNLYQTGNIDSNVYFQPYNANHYGLRKVNGGDVYYDFPTWQSTTGYDATTRSSFVNWTLPTDDSRLFINATDTVATVDLLDSLHFDLDSNLVCGTFTLEPFTSRLLINTMTLCNPTAAPDPVSGRFIAYPNPTSGDVIVRVESNWLGAHYRLLNMVGQEFGSGKIIATEQVISLSDLPNGMYLVELQGKTRQILRIVRQ from the coding sequence ATGAGAAATTTAGTCTGGATTTTACTGCTTTGCCTGCCATTTGCTGCAATGAGTCAGCGGCATTATTACCTTTCGGCAACCGGGAGCGACGCCGCTTTGGGTACGTCTCCGGCCACAGCCTGGAAGACGATCAGCTACCTGAACAGCCAATTGGCGAGCAATTATTTGCCGAATGACACCGTCTCCTTCAAGGCCGGCGATGTGTTTGAAGGTGGCATTCTCATCAATATCGGGGGCAGCCCTGCGGGGCGTGTGGTATTCAATGCCTACGGGAGCGGTAGCAAGCCGGTCATCACGGGCGCTTCGGATGTGCCCTTGTGGACGCAAGCAGGGGATACCTTCATTGCCACCGTCGCCGCCTCGGTCCGCAATTTTTTTGTGAACGATGCAGAGCAAATCATCGCCCGTTATCCCAATGAACATCAGTATTTGCGTTGTGATTCGGGGGAAACCCATTATTTGCTCGACAACAATCTGCCGACCGTGAATCCGAATTACCTCGATGCGGCTTCGGTCTGCGTGCATACCGCGCAATGGGCCTGGGAAAAATCCCCGATTGACTACGTCAGTGCCGATACGCTTTGGTATCAAGACACGGTCGAATTGGGTGCTTTGCGCAATTACGGTTACTTTCTTTACGGCGATTACCACCACCTCGACACGATTCGCGAATGGTATTACAACGGGGTGACGGACAAGCTGTATTATTTCCCGGGTAGCGGCATCGACCCGAATTCGGCGGAATGCGAGGTTACGGTCCGTGATTTTGGGATGCAATTCGGGAACGATGTCTGTTTTGTGACGGTGGATGGCTTAGCCTTTGACAAGCAGGGAAGCCATGGGATTTACATTCCCAATGCAAGCTGCAAGTTCAACCGGATAAACGGCTGCGATTTTACCCGTCAATACAAGCACGGCATTCAGGACCGGGGCGAATATGACGAGATCAGCAACAACTTTTTCGGGCAAATCGACGGTATCGCGGTGTTGATCGACGGGCAAGGAAGCAACGACACGATCCACCACAATACCTTTCGCAACATCGGGGAGTTCCGCAACAGCGGAATCGGTCAGGAGATCAACCTTTCTGCGATTTTGCTGGCCTTTGTCGACAGTTGCCACATCCACCACAACGACATCGACAGCACGGGTTATTGCGGCATTTCGGCGGATGGCGACCACAACGTCATCGAGCGCAATGTCGTGCGGAATGCCATGTTGCTCTGCAATGACGGCGCTGCGCTCAAGAGTTATGGGCAGGCAAGCCACCACAATATTTTCCGCAACAACATCGTGTACGCGCGCCCCGGCAACCGCGAGGGCACCGCGCAGGCTGATTTCAGGACCCCCGGCATTTACTTTGACTTCGCAGTCAACAATACGCAGGTGATCGACAATACCATCACCGGTTCGGCGGAAAGGGGCATATTCCAGAATTCTGGCAATCACCACAATACCTTGGAGGGCAACATCGTTTATGGGGCCGAGCGCTCCCTCGAGCTCAATGGAACGCGCGCCATTAATGACACCCTCAACAACATGACGATTCGCGGAAACACTTTCTTTGCCCGCGATCCGGATGCCGTTATTGTCTATCAAATCGACTGGACCAACCTCTATCAAACGGGAAATATCGATTCGAATGTCTATTTCCAGCCCTATAATGCCAACCATTACGGTTTGCGCAAGGTAAACGGCGGGGATGTTTATTATGATTTTCCGACTTGGCAATCGACCACAGGTTACGATGCCACCACGCGGAGCAGTTTTGTCAATTGGACCCTGCCGACGGATGATTCGCGACTCTTCATCAACGCGACCGATACCGTAGCCACGGTGGATTTGCTGGATTCGCTTCACTTCGATTTGGACAGCAATTTGGTCTGTGGGACGTTCACGTTGGAGCCCTTTACTTCGCGGCTATTGATCAATACGATGACTTTGTGCAATCCGACTGCGGCGCCGGATCCTGTTTCGGGGCGTTTCATTGCCTATCCCAATCCTACCTCTGGCGATGTTATCGTACGGGTTGAGTCCAACTGGCTCGGCGCGCACTACCGCTTGCTCAACATGGTCGGACAGGAGTTTGGAAGCGGGAAGATCATTGCAACGGAGCAGGTGATCAGCCTTTCGGATTTGCCAAATGGGATGTACTTGGTTGAATTGCAGGGGAAAACACGTCAAATTCTTCGGATTGTGCGGCAATAG
- a CDS encoding T9SS type A sorting domain-containing protein: MPLLAPYLPLPAVVNGSGNTFDADPLSSAGVAYGGAYVDGSDANAAVLTAQLQNKVLPDITFNAGVHSLVGPYAQILDFEAPAKGLFTQASSAFTFDRNADGFEAVNTYWFLDQSLRYINTTLGISLMPFQYAGGIRFDPSGLSGADNSHYIGSTGRIAFGEGGVDDAEDSDVILHELGHGLHDWATSGSLSQVNGLSEGCGDYWAQSYSRSKNQWTILQPAYHYVFSWDGHNPFWGGRTTNYGALYPGGLVGQIHTDGQIWATCLMKIYNAIGRTKTDMAFLEGLMLTNSTTNQQDAAIAFRQAGINMGYTMGELTQITNFLTGCGYILPPFPVLYNSFAANRLNSQYVNLNWETAAESQNTGFEVQRRISSETDFATVGFVRGNGTTDEAHAYAFQDINPSNEMSFYRLRQVDSDGNGRLSEVLAVAGSNVQGLGFGINPNPVKDRLEAVIVGLSGNTSAVDFRILDLAGRLVASGSVDAANTVEIPQVSSLTPGVYMLELTAGGQSAVQKFVKE; this comes from the coding sequence TTGCCGTTGCTCGCGCCCTACCTGCCGCTTCCTGCTGTCGTCAATGGCAGTGGCAATACCTTTGACGCGGATCCGTTGAGTTCGGCGGGCGTGGCTTATGGTGGCGCTTATGTGGACGGCAGCGACGCGAATGCAGCCGTTTTGACGGCGCAATTGCAGAACAAGGTGTTGCCGGATATTACGTTCAATGCCGGCGTTCACAGCTTGGTCGGCCCTTATGCGCAGATTCTGGATTTCGAAGCACCCGCCAAGGGCCTGTTTACGCAGGCGAGTTCGGCATTTACCTTTGATCGCAACGCAGATGGATTCGAAGCCGTCAATACCTACTGGTTTCTGGATCAATCCCTGCGCTACATCAATACGACCCTTGGGATTTCGCTGATGCCTTTTCAATATGCGGGCGGCATTCGGTTTGATCCCTCCGGACTGAGCGGCGCCGACAATTCGCATTATATCGGTTCCACGGGCCGGATCGCGTTTGGTGAAGGCGGTGTCGACGATGCCGAAGACAGCGACGTGATCCTCCACGAATTGGGTCATGGTCTGCATGACTGGGCGACGTCCGGATCATTGTCGCAGGTGAATGGCCTGAGCGAAGGTTGCGGTGACTATTGGGCACAAAGCTACAGCCGCAGCAAAAATCAGTGGACGATCTTGCAACCGGCCTACCATTATGTCTTCAGCTGGGACGGACACAATCCATTCTGGGGCGGCAGAACGACCAATTATGGGGCTTTGTATCCGGGCGGATTGGTCGGACAGATCCATACCGACGGACAGATTTGGGCCACCTGTTTGATGAAGATTTACAATGCCATCGGCAGGACGAAAACCGACATGGCATTTTTGGAAGGACTGATGTTGACCAATTCGACGACCAATCAGCAGGATGCTGCGATCGCTTTCCGGCAGGCTGGCATCAATATGGGCTATACGATGGGCGAATTGACCCAAATCACCAACTTCCTCACGGGTTGCGGCTATATTTTGCCTCCGTTTCCGGTGTTGTACAACAGCTTTGCTGCCAATCGGTTGAACAGCCAATATGTGAACCTGAATTGGGAAACGGCTGCCGAATCCCAGAACACCGGCTTTGAAGTGCAGCGTCGGATCTCTTCGGAAACGGATTTTGCCACTGTCGGCTTTGTGCGCGGCAACGGTACGACCGACGAAGCCCATGCTTATGCCTTTCAGGACATCAACCCCAGCAATGAAATGAGCTTTTACCGTTTGCGCCAAGTCGACTCGGATGGTAACGGCCGCCTGTCGGAGGTGCTTGCCGTTGCGGGCAGCAACGTGCAAGGTCTTGGCTTTGGCATCAATCCCAATCCGGTTAAGGATCGACTCGAAGCAGTGATTGTGGGACTTTCAGGAAATACTTCGGCGGTCGACTTCCGAATTCTGGATTTGGCGGGCCGTTTGGTCGCTTCCGGTTCTGTGGATGCCGCGAATACCGTGGAGATTCCGCAAGTCAGCAGTCTCACTCCAGGCGTGTATATGCTCGAACTCACCGCTGGAGGACAGTCTGCAGTGCAGAAGTTCGTCAAGGAATAA